One [Clostridium] saccharolyticum WM1 DNA segment encodes these proteins:
- a CDS encoding copper ion binding protein: MSKTVIKVDGMACEHCVKAITNAVGALSGVSGVSVDLSGKTVTVDHDPDQASVEAIQSEIEDQGYDVME, encoded by the coding sequence ATGTCAAAAACAGTAATAAAGGTAGATGGAATGGCTTGTGAACACTGCGTTAAGGCAATTACAAATGCGGTAGGAGCTTTATCCGGTGTTTCCGGGGTATCCGTGGATCTTTCAGGTAAAACAGTAACGGTGGATCATGATCCGGATCAGGCATCCGTAGAAGCCATTCAATCTGAGATTGAAGATCAGGGCTATGATGTCATGGAATAA
- a CDS encoding DUF2318 domain-containing protein: protein MLQKFQNGNNKKDTRKCRRLSMGLALLILTAAALTACSPKEKAEITEPVQAAAENSQMAGNGGALVIPVKDISSTAKFYPVEVDGTQMEVIAVKAPDGTIRTAFNTCQVCYDSGRGYYKQEGDALVCQNCGNRFPMDRVEVEAGGCNPWPVFDKNKTVTDESITISEDFLKEC, encoded by the coding sequence ATGTTACAGAAATTTCAGAATGGAAATAATAAAAAAGATACAAGAAAGTGCAGGCGGCTTTCCATGGGACTGGCCCTGCTGATCTTAACCGCTGCAGCCCTGACGGCCTGTTCCCCAAAGGAGAAAGCAGAGATAACCGAACCGGTTCAGGCAGCGGCAGAAAACAGTCAAATGGCAGGAAATGGGGGAGCCCTTGTGATTCCTGTAAAAGATATCTCAAGTACGGCCAAATTTTATCCCGTTGAAGTAGACGGCACTCAGATGGAGGTGATTGCGGTCAAGGCCCCTGATGGCACCATCCGGACAGCTTTTAACACCTGCCAGGTATGTTATGACTCAGGAAGAGGATACTATAAGCAGGAAGGAGATGCTCTCGTATGCCAGAATTGCGGGAACCGTTTTCCTATGGACCGGGTGGAAGTGGAGGCAGGTGGCTGCAACCCCTGGCCTGTTTTTGACAAGAATAAGACCGTGACAGACGAATCCATCACGATCTCTGAAGATTTCCTCAAGGAATGCTGA
- a CDS encoding YbaN family protein — translation MRKAIYICIGTAAMVLGTIGTVLPGLPTTPFLLLALLCFTKGSEKLNCWFRGTRLYDRYVKHYEYDRSLTRKQKFTIQAAAGLMMVISFALTVNPVLRMLLIGAFLLHNYVFIFVIKTRQADRSETMTKELKGDEYEL, via the coding sequence TTGAGAAAAGCCATATATATTTGTATTGGAACCGCTGCTATGGTTCTGGGGACCATTGGTACAGTTCTGCCGGGTCTGCCCACCACTCCATTTTTGCTGCTGGCTTTGCTGTGCTTTACCAAAGGTTCTGAGAAACTTAATTGCTGGTTCAGAGGCACACGCCTGTATGATCGATATGTAAAGCATTATGAGTATGACCGGTCACTTACAAGAAAGCAGAAATTTACCATTCAGGCGGCCGCAGGGCTAATGATGGTAATCTCCTTTGCATTGACTGTAAATCCGGTCCTTCGAATGCTTCTTATAGGCGCTTTCCTTTTGCATAATTATGTATTTATATTTGTCATAAAAACACGGCAGGCGGACAGGTCGGAAACTATGACAAAGGAATTAAAGGGGGACGAATATGAATTATGA
- a CDS encoding response regulator, with product MGKNCKNVLVVDDEPKILEVVCLLLESKGFRTFPAENGQRALEIFESENISLIILDLMMPDISGEEVCRAIRKKSRVPIIMLTAKVDESDVVEGLGLGADDYVVKPFGLKELYARIEAVLRRTESDLVPLVKRNSWRNGDLVTDFEKNEVRKKGVSLTLTPSELKILSVLIKYPGKVFTREELIEAALDKGFAGYDRAIDSHIKNIRKKVEDDPKNPVYVRTIPGLGYKFGGDGE from the coding sequence ATGGGAAAGAACTGCAAAAATGTGCTGGTTGTTGACGATGAACCCAAAATACTGGAGGTGGTCTGCCTGCTTTTGGAAAGCAAGGGATTTCGTACATTTCCGGCGGAAAACGGCCAGAGAGCTCTGGAGATATTTGAATCTGAAAATATCTCACTGATAATTCTGGATCTTATGATGCCGGACATATCCGGAGAAGAGGTGTGCAGGGCCATCCGAAAAAAATCCAGGGTTCCCATCATCATGCTCACCGCCAAGGTAGATGAATCCGATGTGGTGGAGGGGCTTGGTCTTGGAGCCGATGATTATGTGGTAAAGCCCTTTGGCTTAAAAGAGCTGTATGCCAGGATAGAGGCCGTTCTCCGCCGGACAGAAAGTGATCTGGTGCCGCTTGTTAAAAGGAATTCCTGGAGAAACGGGGATCTGGTGACCGATTTTGAAAAAAATGAAGTGCGAAAAAAGGGGGTCAGCTTAACCCTTACCCCAAGCGAATTAAAAATACTGTCCGTGCTTATCAAATATCCAGGGAAGGTTTTTACCAGAGAGGAGCTGATCGAGGCGGCTTTGGACAAGGGCTTTGCCGGATATGACAGAGCCATCGACAGCCACATTAAGAATATCAGGAAAAAGGTAGAGGATGATCCTAAAAACCCGGTGTATGTGCGGACGATTCCGGGTCTGGGATATAAATTCGGAGGGGATGGGGAGTGA
- a CDS encoding bacteriohemerythrin, which yields MLWKDKYELGVPLIDAQHMELFQRVEVFLKVLRSSATWDEKVQKVNETLEFMNAYVVEHFRDEEAYQEKIGYPGREEHKKIHTDMVNYVLAVTEEYERSGYDEQLMQKFGGKLMAWLINHVASEDQRIASYAISKGVAGND from the coding sequence ATGCTTTGGAAGGACAAGTATGAGCTGGGAGTTCCCCTGATTGATGCACAGCATATGGAACTGTTTCAGCGGGTAGAGGTTTTTTTGAAAGTGTTACGCTCTTCCGCTACCTGGGATGAGAAAGTACAAAAGGTGAACGAAACCCTGGAATTTATGAATGCGTATGTGGTGGAACATTTCCGTGACGAGGAAGCTTACCAGGAGAAAATCGGTTATCCGGGCAGAGAAGAACATAAGAAAATTCATACGGATATGGTGAATTATGTTCTTGCAGTCACAGAAGAATATGAGCGCAGCGGATATGACGAGCAGTTGATGCAGAAGTTTGGGGGCAAGCTTATGGCCTGGCTCATCAACCATGTGGCGTCAGAAGACCAGCGTATTGCATCCTATGCGATTTCAAAGGGGGTGGCCGGGAATGACTGA
- a CDS encoding heavy metal translocating P-type ATPase, whose protein sequence is MESQILNIRGMTCAACAQRIEKTVRKLSGISQASVNLASEKLFVEYDSSTLELSAIKAAVAKIGYEVVEKSENANVTIPIGGMTCAACAKRVEKAVGKLDGVINTSVNFATEKATVAYDPQKIRMSAIRAAIEKAGYKALEVNKADAADEDRARKQREIKTLWTKFIVSAVFSVPLLYIAMAPMIKFINLPFPAGIAPMEYPLIYALVELLLVAPVIGVGYKFYTIGFKALLQRSPNMDSLIAIGTTAAVFYSIYNMFQIADGHFMAVDALYFETAGVIITLILLGKSLEAVSKGRTSEAIKKLMGLAPKTAMIVEDGVEKEIPIDEVEIGDMILVKPGEKIPVDGTVLGGHTAIDESMLTGESMPVDKKEGDQVYAASLNTTGTIRFRAEKIGSDTALAQIIKLVEDAQGSKAPIAQMADIVSGYFVPVVCVIALLSGIAWYIGTAGDLKFALTIFISVLVIACPCALGLATPTAIMVGTGKGAENGILIKGGEALETAHKINTIVFDKTGTITEGKPTVTDVLTTEGLSKELLLQLTASAEKGSEHPLGQAIVHGAEDAGLTLLAAEHFESLTGRGIEAKINGEDILAGNRKLMAERDISLTGMEEASDHLAGEGKTPMYVAINGNLAGIVAVADVVKESSRAAIEQLHKMGIEVAMITGDNKRTAEAIAKQVGIDRVLSEVLPQDKSDEVRKLQAEGRKVAMVGDGINDAPALAQADIGIAIGSGTDVAMESADIVLMRSDLMDVPTAIHLSKQTIRNIKQNLFWAFGYNVIGIPIAAGLLHLLFNGPLLNPIFAAAAMSLSSVSVLTNALRLKRFKPTTGTR, encoded by the coding sequence ATGGAAAGTCAAATTTTAAATATCAGAGGCATGACCTGTGCTGCCTGTGCACAGCGAATAGAGAAAACCGTACGAAAGCTTTCCGGCATCAGCCAGGCTTCCGTAAATCTGGCTAGTGAAAAGCTGTTTGTGGAGTATGACAGCAGTACTCTTGAGCTTTCCGCCATTAAGGCAGCAGTAGCAAAGATCGGGTACGAGGTGGTGGAGAAATCTGAAAATGCCAATGTAACCATACCCATCGGCGGAATGACCTGTGCAGCCTGTGCCAAGCGTGTAGAAAAAGCTGTGGGAAAGCTGGATGGTGTCATAAATACATCGGTAAATTTTGCAACAGAAAAAGCGACGGTTGCCTATGATCCTCAGAAGATCCGGATGTCAGCCATACGGGCAGCCATTGAAAAGGCAGGTTATAAAGCCCTGGAAGTGAATAAGGCGGATGCTGCTGATGAAGACCGGGCCCGCAAGCAGCGGGAGATCAAGACTCTTTGGACGAAATTCATCGTATCTGCTGTGTTCTCGGTGCCGCTTCTCTACATTGCCATGGCGCCCATGATCAAATTTATCAATCTGCCCTTCCCGGCAGGGATCGCCCCAATGGAGTACCCCCTGATTTATGCTCTGGTGGAACTTCTGCTGGTGGCTCCGGTCATAGGTGTCGGCTATAAATTCTATACCATTGGTTTTAAAGCTCTGCTTCAGAGAAGCCCTAACATGGATTCCCTGATTGCTATAGGAACCACTGCTGCTGTATTTTACAGCATTTACAACATGTTCCAGATAGCAGACGGACATTTTATGGCAGTGGATGCCCTGTACTTTGAAACGGCGGGTGTCATCATAACCCTGATTCTGCTGGGAAAATCCCTGGAGGCTGTTTCAAAGGGCAGAACCAGTGAGGCCATTAAAAAGCTCATGGGTCTTGCGCCCAAGACTGCAATGATTGTGGAAGACGGCGTGGAAAAGGAAATTCCTATTGACGAGGTAGAAATCGGTGATATGATTTTAGTAAAGCCTGGTGAAAAGATTCCTGTAGACGGAACCGTGTTAGGCGGCCACACTGCCATTGATGAATCCATGCTCACCGGTGAAAGCATGCCGGTGGATAAAAAAGAAGGGGATCAGGTTTATGCTGCATCTCTGAATACAACGGGGACCATCCGGTTCAGAGCGGAGAAGATCGGCAGCGATACTGCCCTGGCTCAGATCATCAAGCTGGTGGAGGATGCCCAGGGATCAAAGGCTCCGATTGCACAGATGGCTGATATTGTTTCCGGCTATTTCGTTCCGGTAGTTTGTGTGATAGCACTACTTTCCGGTATTGCCTGGTATATCGGAACTGCCGGGGATTTAAAGTTTGCTCTTACTATATTTATCTCTGTTCTGGTTATCGCCTGCCCTTGTGCCCTGGGTCTGGCCACACCCACTGCCATTATGGTGGGAACAGGAAAAGGTGCGGAAAACGGAATCCTGATCAAGGGAGGAGAAGCTCTTGAGACAGCTCATAAGATCAATACCATCGTATTTGATAAAACTGGTACGATTACCGAAGGGAAACCAACGGTGACCGATGTTCTGACCACAGAGGGACTTTCCAAAGAACTGCTGCTGCAGCTTACGGCTTCTGCGGAAAAAGGTTCTGAGCACCCGCTGGGCCAGGCCATTGTCCACGGTGCGGAAGATGCCGGACTAACCTTACTTGCAGCAGAGCATTTTGAGTCTCTTACCGGACGGGGGATCGAAGCGAAGATCAACGGGGAAGATATCCTTGCCGGAAACAGGAAGCTGATGGCGGAACGGGACATTTCCTTGACTGGAATGGAAGAAGCATCGGACCATCTGGCCGGAGAAGGAAAAACTCCCATGTATGTTGCTATTAACGGCAATCTTGCCGGCATTGTAGCCGTTGCAGACGTCGTGAAGGAGTCCAGCCGGGCTGCCATTGAGCAGCTTCACAAAATGGGCATTGAAGTTGCCATGATCACCGGTGACAACAAAAGGACCGCAGAAGCCATTGCAAAGCAGGTGGGAATTGACCGGGTGCTGTCCGAGGTTCTTCCTCAGGATAAATCCGATGAAGTGAGAAAGCTTCAGGCAGAAGGCCGCAAGGTGGCCATGGTTGGTGACGGGATCAACGACGCTCCTGCTTTGGCCCAGGCAGATATTGGAATTGCAATCGGTTCCGGTACGGACGTGGCCATGGAATCCGCTGATATCGTTCTCATGCGTTCTGATTTAATGGATGTGCCTACGGCAATTCATTTAAGCAAACAGACCATCCGAAATATCAAACAAAACCTATTCTGGGCATTTGGTTATAATGTGATCGGAATCCCCATTGCTGCAGGGCTTTTGCATCTGCTCTTTAACGGGCCCCTTCTTAACCCCATTTTTGCTGCGGCAGCCATGAGCTTAAGCTCTGTTTCCGTACTGACCAATGCATTGCGGCTGAAAAGATTTAAGCCAACCACAGGAACGAGGTGA
- a CDS encoding IS30 family transposase, with the protein MSKYIPGNQKHLTLKDRVFIENSLNQNHTFKDIAKYLCKDPTTISKEVKARRSSDWYHKGTFYNTKNFCIYRFSCRKVNVCKKILVCGIKCASCPTCNQTCRDFVKERCSRLDKAPYVCNGCDKKISHCTIAHKYTYNARFADRKYHELLTNSRNGICMTKHELHQKDMIVTPLIEQGQSPYQISINHPELDMSVRTIYTYIDKGLFSARNVDLKRKPKFKPRKCHKTQITDRSVFVNRTYLDFQSLDLEYFAEMDTVHSSRESKKTLLTFYFTKEKLFLAFLMNRCTKGAVRLVFDQLEKRLGTYEFVSLFQYVLTDRGSEFGDPIGLETGINEIQRCNLYYCDPMRSGQKGGVENVHTMLRMVLPKGTSFEFLTQWDVNLIVNHINSTPRESLGGETPYNLALESFGEDTLKGLQLRRIVPDEVNLTPKLIRYNR; encoded by the coding sequence ATGAGTAAATATATTCCTGGTAACCAGAAGCATCTCACTCTGAAGGATCGTGTTTTTATTGAAAACTCTTTAAATCAAAATCATACTTTTAAAGATATTGCAAAATACCTGTGCAAAGATCCAACCACCATCTCTAAGGAAGTGAAGGCCAGGCGTTCCTCTGACTGGTATCATAAAGGCACCTTTTACAATACCAAGAACTTCTGCATTTACAGGTTTAGCTGTCGAAAAGTAAATGTCTGCAAAAAGATTCTTGTCTGCGGGATCAAATGTGCTTCCTGTCCGACCTGTAATCAAACCTGCCGGGATTTTGTGAAGGAACGCTGCTCCCGACTGGATAAAGCTCCCTACGTTTGCAATGGCTGCGACAAAAAGATCTCTCACTGCACCATTGCTCACAAATACACATACAATGCACGGTTTGCTGACCGCAAATATCATGAGTTACTCACCAATTCCAGAAACGGTATCTGCATGACAAAGCACGAACTGCATCAAAAAGATATGATTGTTACTCCTCTAATTGAGCAGGGGCAGTCTCCCTATCAGATCTCCATAAATCATCCGGAACTGGATATGTCTGTCCGCACAATCTATACCTACATTGACAAGGGTCTGTTTTCCGCCAGAAATGTAGATTTAAAGCGTAAACCTAAGTTCAAACCGCGAAAATGCCACAAGACACAGATTACGGATCGCTCTGTTTTTGTCAACAGAACCTATCTTGATTTTCAGTCTTTGGATCTTGAATACTTTGCAGAAATGGACACGGTTCATTCTTCCCGTGAATCTAAAAAGACTCTGCTGACGTTCTACTTTACAAAGGAAAAACTTTTTCTTGCATTCCTGATGAACCGATGTACCAAAGGCGCCGTACGACTTGTATTTGATCAGCTTGAGAAACGACTGGGAACCTATGAATTCGTTTCCTTATTCCAATACGTATTAACTGACCGTGGCTCCGAATTTGGCGATCCTATAGGCCTGGAGACTGGGATCAATGAAATTCAGCGCTGTAATCTTTACTACTGTGATCCAATGCGTAGCGGTCAGAAGGGGGGCGTTGAAAATGTTCATACCATGCTTCGCATGGTGCTTCCAAAAGGAACCAGCTTTGAATTTCTAACTCAATGGGACGTGAATCTGATTGTTAATCATATCAATTCCACACCACGGGAGAGTCTGGGTGGTGAAACGCCATATAATCTGGCTCTAGAATCATTTGGCGAAGACACCTTAAAAGGACTTCAGCTTAGGCGCATTGTCCCTGACGAGGTCAATCTGACACCTAAGCTGATTCGCTACAACCGTTAA
- a CDS encoding chemotaxis protein CheX, with protein sequence MTDFYGPFLEATRNVFQLMLELHDVTDHPADSFACEAELDVSIGFIGDLEGEVIYRLPHETSLGIVNIMSGMEFDSVDDFVTSAVSEIANIISGNVLTMLAGEDLNCDILPPVLRNPDENGEYEFHTACCVTTSIGDLCLDIRLNQAE encoded by the coding sequence ATGACTGACTTTTACGGACCCTTTTTAGAAGCCACCAGGAATGTATTTCAGCTGATGCTGGAGCTTCATGATGTTACAGACCATCCTGCAGATTCCTTTGCATGTGAGGCGGAATTGGATGTTTCCATCGGCTTTATCGGTGATCTTGAGGGGGAAGTGATATACCGGCTTCCTCATGAGACATCTCTTGGTATCGTAAATATTATGAGCGGCATGGAATTTGATTCTGTGGATGATTTTGTTACTTCCGCCGTATCTGAAATTGCCAACATTATCAGCGGAAATGTTCTTACCATGCTTGCCGGTGAGGATCTGAACTGTGATATTCTTCCTCCGGTCCTTCGAAATCCTGATGAAAACGGAGAATATGAATTCCATACGGCCTGCTGTGTAACGACTTCTATCGGAGATTTGTGCCTTGATATAAGACTTAACCAGGCAGAGTAA
- a CDS encoding HAMP domain-containing sensor histidine kinase, with protein MKSLRKQLSLSILLTLLITIGLIGLLSNWIMNREFEKYITQLGQERRENIVGDLSRQYDGFKRSWKLDYVHAIGMNALYDGYIVKLYDAGGNMVWDAENHDMSLCGQIMNEISERMEERGTEGGFVDHTYEIRQNGKRVGAVSIKYYGPFFMNEADFNFINVMNTVLLVIGILSSACSVVVGCLLARRISRPVTKTAYIAKQISKGNYNIRFEPGTKIRELDDLADAINHLSHALGNQEKLRKQMTADVAHELRTPLTALGSHLEAMIEGLWDPTPKRLKSCHEEVKRLGTLVEDLGQLAKIEDENLVLNKTRTDLLEIVRTVSDTMKGEISKKNLTISIGGSPVFAQADKNRFSQVIANLLSNAVKYTPEGGVIGIVVSETDRLGIVKIMDSGIGISEKELPFIFERFYRTDKSRNRKSGGAGIGLAIVKSIVEAHGGTVTAESVEEQGSSFTVSIPKEG; from the coding sequence GTGAAGAGCTTAAGAAAACAGTTATCCCTTTCTATTTTGCTGACGCTTCTGATTACCATCGGACTCATTGGTCTTTTATCCAACTGGATCATGAACCGGGAATTTGAAAAATATATCACCCAGCTGGGGCAGGAGCGAAGAGAAAATATCGTCGGCGATTTAAGCAGGCAATACGATGGGTTCAAACGGAGCTGGAAACTGGATTATGTTCATGCCATCGGCATGAATGCTCTGTATGACGGATATATCGTAAAGCTGTACGATGCAGGCGGAAACATGGTATGGGATGCAGAAAACCATGACATGAGTCTTTGCGGGCAGATCATGAATGAAATCTCGGAACGAATGGAAGAGAGAGGTACAGAGGGCGGTTTTGTAGATCACACCTATGAGATCCGCCAAAATGGGAAAAGAGTCGGTGCTGTTTCTATTAAATATTATGGCCCGTTTTTTATGAACGAGGCTGATTTTAATTTCATCAATGTTATGAATACAGTCCTGCTGGTCATTGGTATCCTGTCCAGCGCCTGTTCGGTGGTAGTAGGATGTCTTCTTGCCCGGAGAATCTCCCGTCCCGTTACAAAAACCGCTTATATTGCCAAACAGATTTCAAAGGGAAATTACAACATCCGGTTTGAGCCTGGAACAAAAATACGGGAGCTGGATGATCTTGCGGACGCCATCAACCATCTATCCCATGCTCTCGGAAACCAGGAAAAGCTGCGCAAGCAGATGACCGCGGATGTTGCCCACGAGCTGCGGACCCCTTTGACTGCACTGGGTTCCCATTTGGAGGCCATGATAGAGGGTTTGTGGGATCCCACGCCCAAACGGCTGAAAAGCTGTCATGAGGAAGTAAAGCGCCTTGGAACTCTGGTGGAGGATCTGGGGCAGTTGGCGAAAATCGAGGACGAAAACCTGGTTTTAAATAAAACCAGGACTGATTTGCTGGAAATTGTACGTACGGTTTCAGATACGATGAAGGGGGAGATCAGCAAAAAAAACTTAACTATTTCCATAGGAGGCAGTCCCGTCTTTGCCCAGGCGGATAAAAACAGATTCAGTCAGGTTATTGCCAATCTTCTTTCCAATGCCGTCAAATACACGCCTGAGGGCGGAGTCATCGGGATTGTGGTATCTGAAACGGACCGGTTGGGGATCGTGAAGATTATGGATTCCGGTATCGGTATTTCTGAAAAAGAATTGCCTTTCATCTTTGAACGGTTTTACAGGACCGACAAATCCAGGAACCGAAAATCCGGAGGAGCCGGCATTGGCCTTGCCATTGTTAAATCCATTGTTGAAGCTCATGGGGGAACTGTAACGGCAGAAAGTGTGGAGGAACAGGGAAGCAGCTTTACGGTAAGTATTCCCAAGGAAGGCTGA
- a CDS encoding urease accessory protein UreH domain-containing protein, translated as MGSAIRTKKIRIGGMTCISCQNKIEKKLRNTAGIEKAEVSYSTGIAVITFDTDIISYKSIVGIIENLDYKVLTDHEQKGPDNRKTIGILVIIVSLYLLIQQFGLLNLLVPSQLADEKMGYGMLFVIGLVTSVHCVAMCGGINLSQCIPRSGEAVSQKGRFSALRPTFLYNLGRVVSYTAVGFLVGALGSVVTFSNTLQGVLKLVAGVFMIVMGINMLGIFPWLRRLNPRMPRMFARKIDKEKSKNSSPLIVGLLNGLMPCGPLQAMQIYALSTGNPFSGALSMFLFSLGTVPLMFGLGALSSVLGKKFTGKVMTVGAVLVAVLGLSMFSQGLNLSGFQATDLFSKGGDSAYAAGEQEKKADIKIEDGVQIINSTLSPGRYPNINVQKGIPVKWIIDAPKGSINGCNNRMIIRDLGIEYSFKTGENIIEFTPEKTGKISYSCWMGMIRGAIYVSEEGETKAGTGSDGEGVLKEYAPEEPIAAGYTIPTDEIPVAEDAVDEYGNSIQRITMELTDDGFKPAAAVVKSGVDVEWNIIDNTSDSTYGSEILVPDFATQLPLEKGENKLYFTPAGSFDFSTGDHAFYGYIKVVDELNNVDMEEIKKEISSFKTLIWPDDTFQGAGGSCCG; from the coding sequence ATGGGATCTGCTATAAGAACCAAAAAGATACGAATCGGCGGGATGACCTGTATAAGCTGTCAAAATAAAATCGAAAAAAAACTGCGTAATACGGCTGGAATTGAAAAAGCGGAGGTGAGCTACAGCACCGGAATTGCCGTCATAACCTTTGATACGGATATTATTTCGTATAAAAGCATTGTTGGGATCATTGAAAATCTGGATTATAAAGTATTAACAGATCATGAGCAAAAGGGGCCGGATAACAGAAAAACCATAGGAATCCTGGTCATTATTGTTTCCCTTTACCTGCTGATCCAGCAGTTTGGACTTTTAAACCTGCTTGTTCCCAGCCAGCTGGCGGATGAAAAAATGGGCTATGGAATGCTGTTTGTTATCGGTCTGGTTACGTCCGTTCACTGCGTAGCTATGTGCGGGGGCATAAATCTGTCCCAGTGCATTCCGCGAAGCGGGGAAGCAGTTTCACAAAAGGGCCGTTTTTCTGCCCTCCGCCCGACCTTTTTATACAACCTGGGACGGGTGGTCTCTTATACTGCGGTAGGTTTCCTGGTTGGAGCGTTGGGTTCGGTAGTCACGTTCTCCAATACCCTTCAGGGGGTTTTAAAGCTGGTTGCCGGAGTGTTCATGATCGTTATGGGTATAAACATGCTGGGAATATTCCCTTGGCTTCGCAGACTGAATCCAAGGATGCCCAGAATGTTTGCAAGAAAAATTGACAAGGAAAAATCAAAAAACAGCAGCCCTCTGATAGTAGGCCTGTTAAACGGTCTCATGCCCTGCGGCCCCTTACAGGCTATGCAGATCTATGCATTATCTACGGGTAATCCGTTTTCCGGCGCTTTGTCCATGTTTTTATTCAGCCTGGGTACCGTACCTCTTATGTTCGGGCTTGGCGCTCTTTCCTCGGTCCTTGGGAAAAAGTTTACAGGCAAGGTGATGACTGTGGGAGCAGTGCTGGTGGCAGTGCTGGGGCTGTCCATGTTTTCCCAGGGGCTGAACCTGTCAGGTTTTCAGGCTACGGACCTGTTCTCAAAGGGCGGAGACAGTGCCTATGCTGCCGGAGAGCAGGAGAAAAAGGCTGATATAAAAATTGAAGACGGGGTGCAGATCATAAACAGCACTCTTTCCCCCGGAAGATACCCGAACATTAATGTCCAGAAAGGAATTCCGGTAAAATGGATCATTGATGCGCCCAAGGGCAGCATCAATGGCTGCAACAACCGAATGATTATCCGGGATCTGGGCATAGAATATTCCTTTAAAACAGGGGAAAACATCATTGAATTTACTCCTGAAAAAACAGGGAAGATTTCTTACAGCTGTTGGATGGGGATGATCCGTGGAGCCATATACGTGTCAGAAGAAGGAGAAACTAAGGCAGGAACAGGCTCAGACGGAGAGGGCGTATTAAAAGAATATGCGCCGGAGGAACCGATAGCCGCCGGTTATACAATTCCAACAGATGAGATCCCAGTGGCGGAAGACGCTGTGGATGAGTATGGAAACAGCATACAGAGGATCACTATGGAGCTTACGGATGACGGCTTTAAGCCGGCGGCGGCAGTGGTGAAATCAGGAGTCGATGTAGAATGGAATATCATTGACAACACATCGGATTCCACTTATGGGAGTGAGATCCTTGTTCCGGATTTTGCAACCCAGCTTCCTCTTGAAAAGGGAGAAAACAAGCTGTACTTTACACCGGCGGGAAGCTTCGACTTTTCTACCGGGGATCACGCCTTTTATGGATATATCAAGGTTGTTGATGAGTTAAATAACGTAGATATGGAAGAAATTAAGAAAGAAATAAGCAGTTTTAAGACCCTTATCTGGCCTGATGATACTTTCCAGGGAGCAGGAGGTTCCTGCTGCGGATAA
- a CDS encoding winged helix-turn-helix transcriptional regulator: protein MNRDCTNYHCPVDATLDMIGGKYKALILWHLISNTLRFGELRKLIPQATPKMLTQQLRELEEDHLIIRTVYPVVPPKVEYTLSDLGNSIRPILEAMYNWGADYLHQNGITVSCSMKFPTSNFNKKSSS from the coding sequence ATGAACCGCGATTGTACAAATTATCATTGCCCGGTAGATGCCACATTGGATATGATCGGAGGAAAGTATAAGGCTCTCATCTTATGGCACTTAATCAGCAATACCCTTCGGTTTGGAGAGCTTCGGAAGCTTATCCCCCAGGCTACCCCTAAAATGCTCACCCAGCAGCTTCGTGAGCTGGAGGAAGATCATCTGATCATCCGTACCGTGTATCCGGTAGTGCCTCCAAAGGTAGAATATACCCTGTCTGATCTGGGAAACAGCATCCGGCCTATTCTGGAAGCCATGTATAACTGGGGAGCAGATTACTTACACCAAAATGGCATTACAGTAAGCTGCTCCATGAAATTTCCCACTTCAAATTTTAATAAGAAGTCTTCCAGTTAG